The following are encoded together in the Candidatus Rokuibacteriota bacterium genome:
- the cysD gene encoding sulfate adenylyltransferase subunit CysD gives MTLTHLQQLEAESIHIMREVVAEADKPVMLYSIGKDSSVMLRLAMKAFHPAKPPFPLLHVDTTWKFRDMYTFRDRMVKELGIDLIVHVNPEGLKMHINPFVHGSTVHTDIMKTQALKQALDTYGFDAAFGGARRDEEKSRAKERIFSFRSTQHHWDPKNQRPELWRVYNCRKHQRESIRVFPLSNWTELDVWQYIHRESIPVVPLYFAKERPVVERNGALILVDDDRMPLGEGEGPVMRTVRFRTLGCYPLTGAIESTADTVTAIIHEMLLARTSERQGRVIDHDATASMEKKKQEGYF, from the coding sequence ATGACGCTGACGCACCTTCAGCAGCTCGAGGCCGAGAGCATTCACATCATGCGGGAGGTGGTCGCCGAGGCCGACAAGCCGGTGATGCTCTACTCCATCGGCAAGGATAGCTCGGTGATGCTCCGTCTCGCCATGAAAGCGTTCCATCCCGCCAAGCCTCCGTTCCCGCTGCTCCACGTCGACACAACCTGGAAGTTCCGGGACATGTACACGTTCCGCGACCGTATGGTGAAAGAGCTCGGGATCGATCTCATCGTGCACGTCAACCCTGAGGGATTGAAGATGCACATCAATCCCTTCGTCCACGGCTCGACCGTCCACACCGACATCATGAAGACGCAGGCGTTGAAGCAGGCGCTCGACACATACGGCTTCGACGCAGCATTCGGCGGCGCCCGCCGCGACGAGGAAAAGTCCCGGGCCAAGGAGCGGATCTTCTCCTTCCGCTCGACCCAGCATCACTGGGACCCCAAGAACCAGCGCCCCGAGCTGTGGCGCGTGTACAATTGCCGCAAGCACCAGCGCGAGAGCATCCGGGTCTTTCCGCTGTCCAACTGGACCGAGCTCGACGTGTGGCAGTACATCCACCGTGAGAGCATTCCCGTCGTGCCATTGTATTTCGCGAAGGAACGTCCCGTGGTCGAGCGCAACGGGGCCCTCATCCTGGTGGACGACGATCGCATGCCGCTCGGTGAGGGCGAAGGGCCAGTCATGCGCACGGTACGATTCCGCACACTCGGCTGCTATCCGCTGACGGGCGCCATCGAGTCGACGGCCGACACGGTCACCGCGATCATCCACGAGATGCTCCTGGCCAGGACGTCCGAGCGGCAGGGGCGGGTCATCGATCACGACGCGACGGCCTCGATGGAGAAGAAGAAGCAGGAAGGATACTTCTAA
- the rffA gene encoding dTDP-4-amino-4,6-dideoxygalactose transaminase, translating into MPIPFNKPFMTGKELWYIAQAHAAGHLAGDGGFTKRCNAWLMERTGAREALLTNSCTAGLEMAAILAGIEPGDEVIMPSFTFVSTANAFVLRGAVPVFVDIRPDTLNIDESRIEAAITPRTKVIVPVHYAGVGCEMDVIMEIAHRRNLLVIEDAAQGIMSTYKGRPLGSIGHLSALSFHETKNIISGEGGALLINDPRFIERAEIIREKGTNRSQFFRGQVDKYTWVDIGSSYLPGEILAAFLWAQMEEADAITRRRLEIWAIYHHWLASCEQAGKARRPVVPKDRTHNAHMYYLLLPNLEARTIFINRLKQQGIQTVFHYVPLHSSPMGLRHGRASGELANTSAVSERLVRLPLWLGLEESLPEVVREIISTLDSLGSVESVMSPTPARAEVS; encoded by the coding sequence ATGCCAATACCGTTCAACAAACCCTTCATGACAGGCAAGGAACTCTGGTACATCGCCCAAGCTCACGCCGCTGGTCATCTTGCCGGCGATGGCGGTTTCACCAAGAGATGTAACGCTTGGCTGATGGAGCGGACTGGCGCCCGAGAAGCACTCCTTACCAATTCTTGTACTGCGGGATTGGAGATGGCTGCGATCCTCGCCGGAATCGAGCCCGGAGACGAAGTCATCATGCCGTCTTTCACTTTTGTCTCCACGGCAAACGCGTTCGTGCTGCGCGGCGCAGTGCCGGTCTTCGTGGACATCCGACCGGACACACTCAATATTGACGAGTCAAGAATTGAGGCGGCCATAACTCCGCGAACCAAAGTGATCGTTCCTGTCCACTATGCCGGCGTAGGATGCGAGATGGACGTGATCATGGAAATAGCGCATCGCCGCAATCTGCTAGTCATTGAGGATGCGGCACAGGGCATCATGTCAACCTACAAGGGCCGACCGCTCGGGAGCATTGGTCATCTGAGCGCGCTGTCATTCCACGAGACTAAAAATATTATCTCCGGCGAAGGCGGTGCCTTGCTCATCAACGATCCGCGTTTCATCGAGCGCGCCGAGATTATCCGTGAGAAGGGTACCAATCGGAGCCAGTTCTTCCGAGGGCAAGTGGACAAGTACACCTGGGTCGATATCGGCTCTTCGTACCTGCCGGGCGAAATACTGGCCGCCTTTCTTTGGGCCCAAATGGAGGAGGCCGATGCCATCACGCGGCGCCGCCTTGAGATATGGGCGATCTACCACCACTGGCTTGCGTCGTGCGAGCAGGCAGGCAAGGCACGCCGCCCTGTAGTTCCGAAAGATCGGACGCATAACGCCCACATGTATTACCTCCTACTACCCAATCTGGAGGCGCGCACGATATTCATCAACCGACTGAAACAGCAAGGAATCCAGACCGTCTTCCACTACGTTCCATTGCACTCGTCACCGATGGGGTTACGCCACGGCCGTGCTTCGGGAGAACTCGCGAACACGTCAGCCGTGAGCGAGCGCCTGGTTCGACTTCCCTTATGGTTGGGACTTGAGGAGAGCTTACCAGAGGTCGTTAGGGAGATCATCAGCACTCTGGACAGTTTAGGGTCGGTCGAATCCGTCATGAGCCCCACACCGGCACGAGCCGAGGTAAGCTGA
- a CDS encoding class I SAM-dependent methyltransferase, with protein MKLCYKCGSKIERVDWQCSYCGESPEMINGFLSFASNNAEDNAGFRSEYFAELANLEARNFWFRARSQLIMWALRRYFPNANSLLEIGCGTGFVLSGIADALPHLKLSGSEIQSAGLEFAAERAHTSRLFQMDARLIPFEEEFDVIGAFDVLEHIHEDEEVLSRMHQAVCKGGGVILTVPQHPFLWSRQDEYACHVRRYTLPELRTKVERAGFVVEKALSFVSLLLPLLMLARFRKRKPLAEFDPLEELKITGVANTLLEKALTVERALIRLGVTFPAGGSLLLVAKKLS; from the coding sequence ATGAAGCTCTGCTACAAATGCGGCTCTAAGATTGAGCGGGTTGACTGGCAATGTTCGTACTGTGGCGAAAGCCCAGAAATGATCAACGGCTTTCTCTCATTCGCCTCAAACAATGCGGAAGACAACGCCGGCTTCAGATCGGAGTATTTCGCGGAACTGGCGAACTTGGAAGCCAGAAACTTCTGGTTCCGCGCACGCAGCCAGCTGATCATGTGGGCGTTACGGCGTTATTTTCCAAATGCCAACAGCCTCCTGGAGATAGGCTGTGGAACGGGTTTTGTCTTGTCGGGAATAGCTGATGCACTACCACATCTGAAGCTGTCCGGAAGTGAAATTCAGAGCGCAGGATTGGAGTTTGCAGCGGAACGTGCCCACACGTCAAGACTCTTTCAGATGGACGCCCGCCTTATCCCTTTCGAGGAAGAGTTTGATGTGATCGGGGCGTTCGACGTGCTTGAACATATCCACGAAGACGAAGAGGTACTCTCCAGAATGCATCAAGCGGTATGTAAGGGCGGCGGAGTGATTCTAACGGTGCCGCAGCACCCATTCCTATGGAGTCGGCAGGACGAATACGCTTGCCACGTGCGTCGTTACACATTGCCTGAACTTAGAACCAAGGTCGAACGGGCCGGTTTTGTGGTCGAGAAGGCATTGTCTTTCGTGTCTTTGTTGTTGCCTCTACTCATGCTGGCCCGTTTCCGCAAACGTAAGCCGCTCGCGGAATTCGATCCCCTGGAGGAGTTAAAAATTACGGGCGTGGCGAACACGCTGCTGGAGAAAGCGCTCACTGTAGAGCGAGCATTGATCCGACTCGGAGTTACATTCCCTGCCGGCGGTTCTTTGCTGCTCGTTGCGAAAAAACTTAGCTAG
- a CDS encoding fibronectin type III domain-containing protein: MVFRNTGGIIVFRAPHVLHTLGPLWVRQSRPILLFALVSLSLVVGPAVATAQQLNLSWVDNSGGQAGFIIQRATGTGGPYTQIGQLPVGVVSYADTAVSLGTTYCYQVAAVNSDGESAFSNLACGAHPVDSR; the protein is encoded by the coding sequence GTGGTCTTCCGCAATACAGGGGGGATCATCGTGTTCCGAGCACCGCATGTCCTTCACACGCTCGGCCCGCTCTGGGTCAGGCAATCGCGCCCGATCCTCCTGTTCGCTCTGGTCAGCCTCAGCCTCGTTGTGGGGCCTGCAGTAGCCACGGCGCAGCAACTCAATCTGAGTTGGGTCGACAACTCGGGCGGCCAGGCAGGTTTCATCATCCAGAGAGCGACGGGCACTGGCGGGCCGTATACCCAGATCGGCCAGCTCCCCGTCGGAGTCGTATCGTACGCCGACACGGCGGTCTCGTTAGGAACGACCTACTGCTACCAAGTGGCTGCAGTCAATAGTGACGGGGAGTCCGCCTTTTCCAACCTCGCCTGCGGCGCCCATCCGGTGGATTCACGCTGA
- a CDS encoding class I SAM-dependent methyltransferase has product MTDRFGVEEIRRFWTEQALRHGASPSASWSDRPVLDLEVREIATHLAGGQRILDVGCANGYSTVQLAARCDVHVRGLDLIPEMIIEARRRLATLPAELARRVEFDVGDITALHEPPESYDRVIVIRVLINLEDWERQMGALDQCARVLRRGGLLLLSEATVQGWNALNRFRREWGLPDIPMPPFNTYLDEERLTASASARWDVVETSNFASSYYVATRVVKPLLARVAAADVNVADPLMEWNRWASLLPAAGDYGTQKLFVLRKR; this is encoded by the coding sequence ATGACTGATCGGTTCGGAGTCGAGGAGATCCGCCGGTTCTGGACGGAGCAGGCGCTTCGGCATGGCGCTTCGCCATCGGCTTCCTGGTCCGACCGGCCCGTCCTCGACCTGGAGGTCCGCGAGATCGCGACGCACCTCGCCGGCGGGCAGCGCATCCTCGACGTCGGATGCGCCAACGGGTACTCGACCGTGCAACTGGCGGCCAGGTGCGACGTGCACGTACGGGGCCTCGACCTCATTCCGGAGATGATCATCGAGGCGCGGCGGCGGCTAGCGACCCTGCCCGCGGAGTTAGCGCGGCGCGTCGAGTTCGATGTGGGTGACATCACGGCGCTCCACGAGCCGCCCGAGTCATACGACCGGGTCATCGTCATCCGGGTCCTGATCAACCTCGAGGACTGGGAGCGACAGATGGGCGCGCTGGATCAGTGCGCCCGCGTCCTCCGCCGGGGCGGTCTGCTCCTACTCTCAGAGGCAACCGTGCAGGGGTGGAACGCGCTGAACCGGTTCCGCCGTGAATGGGGACTGCCTGACATCCCAATGCCGCCATTCAACACCTACCTGGACGAGGAGCGTCTGACCGCCTCGGCCTCGGCGCGGTGGGACGTCGTCGAGACCTCTAACTTCGCGAGCAGCTACTACGTCGCTACCCGCGTTGTGAAGCCTCTCCTCGCACGCGTGGCGGCGGCCGATGTGAACGTCGCCGACCCGCTCATGGAGTGGAACCGCTGGGCCTCTCTCCTGCCGGCGGCCGGCGACTACGGAACGCAGAAGCTCTTCGTCTTACGCAAGCGATAA
- a CDS encoding glycosyltransferase family 2 protein, producing MTQPGVSIVVPVYNSEATLAELVAGLARVLPGAAPACEAILVDDGSRDGSGRVVDELASKHPWVRAIHLSRNYGQHNATLCGVRAAGYETIVTMDDDLQHPPETVLLLLAKLREGYDVVYGSPEEEAHGFFRDLASVITKFALQSAMGVETARGVSALRAFRTDLRRAFADYRSPFVSIDVLLTWATTRFTSIRVPHVERPAGSSNYTFWMLVRHAVNMMTGFSTAPLQLASFVGFSFTFLGVLVLAWVVGRYLVTGSSVAGFPFLASIIAIFAGAQLFALGIIGEYLARMHFRSMERPTYVVRADSAGQASSSGVAQD from the coding sequence ATGACGCAGCCGGGAGTCTCGATCGTCGTGCCGGTTTACAACAGCGAGGCGACGCTTGCTGAGCTGGTGGCCGGTCTCGCGCGCGTACTACCGGGAGCGGCGCCGGCGTGCGAAGCGATCCTGGTCGACGACGGGAGCCGAGACGGCAGCGGCCGGGTCGTTGACGAGCTAGCGAGCAAACACCCGTGGGTGCGCGCCATCCACCTCTCGCGCAACTACGGTCAACACAACGCCACGCTGTGCGGAGTGAGAGCCGCGGGCTATGAAACGATCGTGACCATGGACGATGACCTCCAGCACCCACCGGAGACCGTGTTGCTTCTGCTCGCCAAACTTCGGGAAGGATATGATGTCGTGTACGGTTCGCCCGAAGAGGAGGCCCACGGCTTCTTCCGTGACCTCGCTTCGGTGATAACCAAGTTCGCTCTCCAGAGCGCGATGGGCGTCGAGACAGCCCGCGGCGTCAGCGCCCTGCGCGCCTTCCGCACGGATCTGCGGCGCGCCTTCGCGGATTATCGAAGCCCCTTTGTCTCCATCGACGTCCTCCTAACCTGGGCCACGACGCGGTTTACCTCGATTCGGGTGCCGCATGTCGAGCGGCCCGCCGGATCTTCAAACTACACGTTCTGGATGCTCGTGCGGCATGCGGTCAATATGATGACGGGGTTCTCTACGGCCCCGCTCCAGCTCGCAAGCTTCGTCGGCTTCTCGTTCACTTTTCTTGGTGTGCTCGTTCTCGCGTGGGTCGTAGGCCGCTACCTTGTCACTGGGTCCAGCGTTGCTGGCTTCCCTTTCCTCGCTTCAATAATCGCGATTTTCGCCGGCGCGCAACTCTTCGCCCTCGGCATTATCGGCGAGTACCTCGCTCGCATGCACTTCCGCAGCATGGAACGTCCCACATACGTGGTGCGGGCGGATTCCGCGGGACAGGCTTCGTCCAGCGGCGTTGCGCAGGACTGA
- a CDS encoding right-handed parallel beta-helix repeat-containing protein, protein MRKATGFVALTIAVLFGAGTSASAWTPPIGIPAPPFGINEVAPAVPSPWTGAVTGFYYVDNTSGAATDTANPNGWPAKPRMTFPGNINVSCGGCNPENALAPDSVVEVHGGPYVFNFAGPTAVAFAGTAGHPVFFRGVGSPSIRGLPWNSVGSDRQFKVDGSYYIIEGFTFGTGAQALANPAIDADMRVTLSGDHAVLRNNNLGPAYGQYSSLIDGLGSYLVIYNNEIHHAGNYTSAIDNKFHGLQMGSGGNSYIWILNNHIHHNGGQGMQVGADFISDQSQWAHHIYIGFNHIHEDMDAAVSTKQVRDVIISQNDMGPYYTFANGVYSGSSQTGHTATPTVTTSSFGGHNIWRLFNYIHDGTLGMRASGNHTDSPQTPAGDWYAIGNVVVNMTADGTTGGYLVAGQQNYRVYLVDNTLITGSLGGVLWDGSGYYEVTGNLIKTAGGLPMNHVPTNWGTNKFDYNFYDGTARLLYGADAAIISLTTMQSHTQEVHSKQGSALLDANYRPTSASPILKSNARSAVYDTFLSLYGIDIAKDIVGTPRPQGAAWAIGAYELSAGGGSPPLAPTGLIVR, encoded by the coding sequence ATGAGGAAGGCTACCGGGTTTGTAGCACTCACAATCGCTGTTCTCTTTGGCGCCGGCACTTCGGCAAGCGCTTGGACGCCGCCGATCGGCATCCCGGCCCCGCCCTTCGGGATAAACGAGGTGGCGCCCGCCGTGCCGTCGCCGTGGACAGGCGCCGTCACGGGGTTCTACTACGTGGACAACACCAGCGGGGCCGCGACGGATACCGCGAACCCGAACGGCTGGCCGGCCAAGCCCCGCATGACGTTTCCGGGGAACATCAACGTGAGCTGCGGCGGGTGCAATCCCGAGAATGCGCTGGCGCCCGATTCGGTGGTCGAAGTCCACGGCGGGCCCTATGTCTTCAACTTCGCCGGGCCGACTGCCGTCGCGTTCGCTGGGACCGCGGGCCATCCGGTCTTCTTTCGAGGCGTAGGCTCGCCGAGCATTCGCGGCTTGCCGTGGAATAGTGTAGGCTCCGATCGCCAGTTCAAGGTCGATGGCAGCTACTACATCATCGAGGGCTTTACGTTCGGGACTGGCGCACAGGCGCTCGCGAACCCCGCCATTGACGCCGATATGCGCGTGACTCTCTCCGGGGATCATGCGGTCCTGCGGAATAACAACCTCGGTCCGGCGTATGGGCAATATAGCTCGCTCATAGACGGGCTCGGTAGTTACTTGGTGATCTACAACAATGAGATTCACCATGCGGGCAACTACACCTCGGCCATTGACAACAAGTTTCACGGGTTGCAGATGGGGTCGGGTGGCAACTCCTACATCTGGATTCTGAACAACCACATCCACCACAACGGCGGCCAGGGGATGCAGGTCGGTGCGGACTTCATCTCGGATCAGAGCCAGTGGGCGCACCATATTTACATCGGCTTCAACCACATCCACGAAGACATGGATGCGGCGGTCTCGACGAAACAGGTCCGAGATGTCATCATCTCGCAGAACGATATGGGGCCGTACTACACCTTTGCGAACGGGGTGTATTCCGGCTCGTCGCAGACGGGCCACACGGCAACCCCCACCGTCACCACGTCCAGCTTCGGCGGCCACAATATCTGGCGGCTGTTCAACTACATCCATGACGGCACGCTGGGAATGCGGGCGAGCGGCAACCACACCGACTCGCCGCAAACGCCGGCCGGCGATTGGTACGCCATCGGCAATGTCGTCGTGAACATGACCGCCGACGGAACGACTGGCGGCTATCTCGTGGCGGGGCAGCAGAATTATCGCGTCTACCTCGTGGATAACACGCTCATCACGGGCTCGCTCGGTGGGGTGCTCTGGGATGGCTCGGGCTATTACGAAGTGACCGGGAACCTCATCAAAACCGCTGGTGGCCTGCCGATGAACCATGTGCCGACGAATTGGGGCACGAACAAGTTCGACTACAATTTCTACGATGGCACAGCGCGACTTCTCTATGGAGCGGACGCGGCGATCATCTCGTTGACTACGATGCAGAGCCACACGCAAGAGGTGCACAGCAAGCAGGGGTCGGCGCTTTTAGACGCGAATTATCGACCGACAAGTGCTTCTCCCATTCTTAAGTCCAACGCGCGGAGCGCGGTCTATGATACGTTCCTCTCTCTCTACGGAATTGATATTGCGAAGGACATCGTAGGGACGCCGCGACCCCAAGGAGCGGCGTGGGCTATTGGCGCTTACGAGCTTTCGGCCGGAGGCGGCTCGCCGCCCCTGGCGCCGACTGGCCTTATCGTGCGCTGA
- a CDS encoding tyrosine-type recombinase/integrase: protein MLRHATGYYIANRGEDPRSIQAYLVHRNISHTVRYTEMAPDRFKGF from the coding sequence ATGTTGCGGCACGCGACGGGCTACTACATCGCCAACCGGGGTGAGGATCCGCGGAGCATCCAGGCGTACCTCGTCCACCGGAACATCTCCCACACCGTCCGGTACACGGAGATGGCGCCCGACAGGTTTAAGGGGTTCTGA
- a CDS encoding glycosyltransferase family 39 protein, giving the protein MITTERAQTFVVVVALGLVCIGSAGVGIGLWSSGSGLSPDSVTYLDMAQNIAHGKGLTHKWAYWDPVYKTGRVPTATSLWPPGYPLAIAALVTLGVDPYFAGRLICLLSFTLLPLPIYGLARFFLPPARALLCTGVVMALYPTVVFASSVTAESPFLLLSTLSLLYTIRGLQAQTPREMTYCWLTASAGAGAAFLLRYVGVACVAGVVIAALLPVTKRNLRSRALHLAAAAGPAGLVVGAVFLRNWVVSGALVYSSHGGDLFWSTLGNSVRATVASIFGWKDLLGPRLSLLRPFELALLGGLIGLALLSFWQTSAAMRKHQLPLPGAVPSGVIGLFIVLGLAVAVRGCATVGVPLETRYVTIYLPWCFVLLLGWALRVGNPAIASRWVHLACILWLLCQLAVTALYVSSQEEGYIAAGSRSPTIAWVKMNVAPNETILTNRGPDLAYWCPNPVLGLPRPPFSAKGLAGWDAVDSLASKAHARYLVYSFGYPETPRWDAEEFRFLRSLDTPEKFPERNPISFSDGVVYQVGRAHSSDPNPK; this is encoded by the coding sequence ATGATCACCACCGAACGGGCTCAAACGTTCGTCGTCGTTGTTGCGCTGGGCCTCGTGTGTATTGGCTCCGCTGGAGTCGGCATTGGCCTGTGGTCGTCGGGATCGGGCCTGTCACCGGACAGCGTGACATATCTGGACATGGCGCAGAACATAGCCCACGGAAAGGGGCTCACGCACAAATGGGCCTATTGGGATCCCGTATATAAGACCGGCAGGGTTCCGACAGCCACCAGCTTGTGGCCGCCGGGGTATCCATTGGCCATCGCCGCTCTTGTCACCCTTGGGGTTGATCCGTACTTTGCGGGTCGCCTGATCTGCCTCTTATCATTCACGCTACTTCCCCTTCCAATCTACGGGTTGGCCCGGTTCTTTCTACCACCGGCTCGCGCCCTGCTGTGCACCGGCGTTGTGATGGCGCTATATCCTACGGTGGTATTCGCCTCCTCCGTGACAGCGGAATCGCCGTTCTTACTTTTGTCCACCTTGTCGCTCCTCTACACGATTCGCGGGCTGCAGGCGCAGACCCCCCGGGAGATGACTTACTGCTGGCTGACGGCGAGCGCGGGTGCGGGGGCTGCGTTCCTGCTGCGGTACGTTGGCGTCGCCTGTGTCGCTGGCGTGGTAATCGCGGCCCTGCTGCCTGTTACAAAGAGAAACCTTCGGAGTCGTGCTCTGCATCTCGCTGCGGCAGCAGGCCCAGCAGGGCTGGTTGTAGGCGCGGTTTTCCTGAGGAACTGGGTCGTATCGGGGGCGCTGGTTTATTCGTCTCACGGCGGGGATTTGTTCTGGTCCACGCTGGGCAACTCGGTCCGGGCAACAGTAGCGTCCATCTTCGGCTGGAAGGATCTCCTCGGACCGAGACTCTCGCTGCTCCGTCCTTTTGAACTCGCACTGCTCGGGGGCTTGATCGGGTTGGCCCTCCTCTCGTTCTGGCAGACCAGCGCCGCGATGCGCAAGCACCAGCTACCACTGCCGGGCGCCGTTCCCTCGGGCGTCATCGGCCTCTTCATCGTCCTGGGTCTGGCTGTTGCTGTACGTGGCTGCGCCACCGTCGGGGTGCCACTTGAGACACGTTACGTGACGATCTACCTTCCCTGGTGTTTTGTCCTGCTGCTTGGGTGGGCACTGCGGGTCGGCAATCCAGCCATTGCCAGCCGATGGGTCCACCTTGCCTGCATTCTCTGGCTTCTTTGCCAGCTCGCCGTGACGGCTCTCTACGTCTCATCCCAGGAGGAAGGTTACATCGCAGCAGGAAGCCGCAGCCCGACCATAGCTTGGGTGAAGATGAACGTTGCTCCGAACGAAACCATCCTCACAAACCGTGGACCCGATCTTGCCTACTGGTGTCCCAATCCTGTCCTCGGCCTTCCACGGCCTCCCTTTTCGGCGAAGGGCTTAGCAGGCTGGGACGCTGTCGACAGTCTAGCGAGCAAAGCCCACGCTCGCTATCTGGTGTACTCCTTCGGCTATCCGGAAACTCCAAGGTGGGACGCCGAAGAATTCAGATTCCTGCGCTCGCTGGATACGCCCGAAAAGTTCCCGGAGCGTAACCCGATTTCTTTCTCTGACGGCGTCGTGTATCAGGTGGGTCGTGCGCACAGCTCTGACCCCAATCCGAAATGA